In one Achromobacter spanius genomic region, the following are encoded:
- a CDS encoding FadR/GntR family transcriptional regulator produces MPIQTIEPRRLYRQIADQLRLLIEAGEFPVGARLPPERDLALKLGVSRPSVREALIALEVEGWVEVRMGSGVYVQSLSGAPRASLTAESPLETIRARWTIEGELAAQAARNPAPALVDGLLEAVGAMEDEARAASVPIRGDRLFHLRVAEMASNAVLVRVVGELFDERHNPLSVKLGDYFENPDSWAAAITEHRRVISAIAAGDEAAARAAMHHHLSCSFDRLTASWPGAAETMRIDSKEPAAS; encoded by the coding sequence ATGCCGATCCAGACCATCGAGCCGCGCCGCTTGTACCGCCAGATCGCTGACCAACTGCGTTTGCTGATCGAAGCCGGCGAATTTCCCGTGGGCGCCCGTTTACCCCCGGAACGTGACCTGGCGCTGAAGCTGGGCGTGTCGCGCCCGTCGGTGCGTGAAGCGCTGATTGCGCTGGAAGTGGAAGGCTGGGTGGAAGTGCGCATGGGCTCGGGCGTGTATGTACAAAGCCTGTCGGGCGCGCCGCGCGCCAGCCTGACGGCGGAAAGCCCGCTGGAAACCATCCGCGCGCGCTGGACCATCGAAGGCGAACTTGCCGCGCAGGCGGCCCGCAACCCGGCGCCCGCGCTGGTCGATGGCCTGCTGGAAGCGGTGGGCGCCATGGAAGACGAAGCCCGCGCGGCCAGCGTGCCCATCCGCGGCGACCGGCTGTTCCATTTGCGCGTGGCCGAAATGGCCAGCAACGCCGTGCTGGTGCGCGTGGTGGGCGAACTGTTCGACGAACGCCACAACCCGCTGTCCGTAAAGCTGGGCGACTACTTCGAAAACCCCGATAGCTGGGCCGCCGCCATCACCGAGCACCGCCGCGTCATCAGCGCCATTGCCGCGGGCGACGAAGCCGCTGCGCGCGCCGCCATGCATCACCATCTTTCCTGCTCGTTCGACCGCTTGACCGCCAGTTGGCCGGGCGCGGCCGAAACGATGCGTATCGATAGCAAAGAGCCGGCGGCGTCCTGA
- a CDS encoding diacylglycerol kinase, producing MTYDPQHSPFKSSGGLRRILNALRYSWQGLKAAVKYEAAFRQELALAVLMIPAAFFLGRTTVEVFFLVGTVVMVLAAELLNSAIEALADALSVERHPLLGRAKDLGSAAVMLLLIFAGVVWVGVAISRFVMH from the coding sequence ATGACCTACGACCCGCAACACTCGCCCTTCAAAAGCTCCGGCGGCTTGCGCCGCATCCTGAATGCGCTGCGCTATTCGTGGCAAGGCCTGAAAGCGGCCGTCAAATATGAAGCCGCGTTCCGCCAGGAACTGGCGCTGGCCGTGCTGATGATTCCGGCGGCATTTTTCCTGGGGCGCACCACGGTCGAGGTGTTTTTCCTGGTGGGCACGGTGGTGATGGTGTTGGCGGCCGAGCTGCTGAATTCCGCCATCGAAGCGCTGGCCGACGCCCTGTCGGTGGAACGCCACCCGCTGCTTGGGCGCGCCAAGGATCTGGGCAGCGCGGCCGTGATGCTGCTGCTGATCTTCGCCGGCGTCGTGTGGGTGGGCGTGGCCATCAGCCGATTCGTCATGCATTGA
- a CDS encoding NAD(P)/FAD-dependent oxidoreductase, which translates to MMPNSTSARSERIVIVGGGAGGLELAAKLGRIHGRQHITLVDSRPFHIWKPSLHEAAAGTLDIHQEGLSYLMLAHMNGFSFAQGSLVSVDRERRQIVVDAVNDAQNQEVLPRREFSYDTLVLALGSTSNFFNTPGAAEHAVTLDTTENAEQFRLTMLKAMALVDLAKVRNPSARLDLVIVGGGATGVELAVELTEASHVVSAYGLPNFRAERDLAITLVEGAPRILSALPEKISEAATNRLTELGIGVETSCRVSEVTGDSVKTADGREFPAQLCMWAAGIKGPTLLADLDLPLNKLGQLEVNERLESPDPHILALGDCCAVPWRDGRTVPARAQAAHQQADYLAKKLTARLRRTAEPTAPYVYQDHGSLVSLGQDAGVGSLMGKLAGRGLFVSGTLARLMYMSLHLMHHKAVLGISRTASLALARLLMRRTRPRVKLH; encoded by the coding sequence ATGATGCCTAATTCGACGTCAGCACGCTCTGAACGCATCGTCATCGTTGGCGGTGGCGCGGGTGGCCTGGAACTGGCCGCCAAACTGGGCCGCATTCACGGCCGCCAGCACATCACGCTGGTCGACAGCCGACCCTTCCACATCTGGAAACCGTCGCTGCACGAAGCGGCGGCAGGCACGCTGGACATCCACCAGGAAGGCTTGTCCTACCTGATGCTGGCCCACATGAACGGCTTTTCTTTCGCGCAAGGCAGCCTGGTCAGCGTAGACCGCGAACGCCGCCAGATCGTGGTGGACGCCGTCAACGATGCGCAGAATCAGGAAGTGCTGCCGCGCCGTGAATTCAGCTACGACACGCTGGTGCTGGCCCTGGGCAGCACGTCCAACTTTTTCAACACGCCCGGCGCGGCCGAACACGCCGTCACGCTGGACACCACCGAAAACGCCGAACAATTCCGCCTGACCATGCTGAAAGCCATGGCGCTGGTGGACCTGGCCAAGGTGCGCAATCCGTCGGCCCGGCTGGACCTGGTGATTGTGGGCGGCGGCGCCACCGGCGTGGAACTGGCTGTGGAACTGACTGAAGCCAGCCACGTGGTCAGCGCCTACGGCTTGCCGAACTTTCGCGCTGAGCGCGACCTGGCCATCACGCTGGTGGAAGGCGCGCCGCGCATCCTGTCGGCGCTTCCTGAAAAAATATCGGAAGCAGCCACCAACCGACTGACCGAGCTGGGCATTGGTGTGGAAACGTCGTGCCGGGTGTCGGAAGTGACGGGTGATAGCGTCAAGACCGCCGACGGCCGGGAATTCCCGGCCCAGTTGTGCATGTGGGCGGCCGGCATCAAGGGCCCCACCCTGCTGGCCGATCTGGACTTGCCGCTGAACAAGCTGGGCCAGTTGGAAGTGAACGAACGGCTGGAATCCCCCGACCCGCACATCCTGGCCCTGGGCGATTGCTGCGCGGTGCCCTGGCGCGACGGGCGCACCGTGCCCGCCCGCGCCCAGGCCGCGCACCAGCAGGCCGACTACCTGGCCAAGAAGCTGACGGCGCGCCTGCGTCGCACCGCCGAGCCGACCGCGCCCTACGTCTACCAGGACCATGGCTCGCTGGTGTCGCTGGGCCAGGACGCTGGCGTGGGCAGCCTGATGGGCAAGCTGGCCGGACGGGGACTGTTCGTAAGCGGTACACTGGCGCGCTTGATGTACATGAGCCTGCACCTGATGCACCACAAAGCGGTGCTGGGCATCTCGCGCACGGCCTCCCTTGCCCTGGCCCGCCTGCTGATGCGGCGCACGCGCCCCCGGGTCAAACTGCACTGA
- the pyrF gene encoding orotidine-5'-phosphate decarboxylase, with translation MNFLQKLEHAWTTSNSLLQVGLDPDPQRFPRELQDKPDAIFQFCRDIVDATAPYACSFKPQIAYFAAHRAEDQLEALCQHIRDKHPDLPIVLDAKRGDIGSTAENYAREAYERYQAHALTVSPYMGLDSVEPYLAWRDRGVIVLCRTSNPGGSDLQFLKMDNGEPLYLHVAGLVADKWNANGQCGLVVGATFPNELAAVRQRIGDALPLLVPGIGAQGGDITATVNAGANAARSGMMINSSRAIIYASGGDDWREAAGQAAMGLRDAINAVR, from the coding sequence ATGAATTTCCTGCAAAAACTCGAACACGCCTGGACCACCAGCAACTCACTTCTGCAAGTGGGCCTGGACCCCGACCCCCAACGCTTTCCGCGCGAATTGCAGGACAAGCCGGACGCCATCTTCCAGTTCTGCCGCGACATCGTCGACGCCACCGCGCCCTACGCTTGCAGCTTCAAGCCGCAGATTGCGTATTTCGCCGCGCACCGCGCCGAAGACCAACTGGAAGCGCTGTGCCAGCACATCCGCGACAAACATCCGGACCTGCCCATCGTGCTGGACGCCAAGCGCGGCGACATCGGCTCCACCGCCGAGAACTACGCGCGTGAAGCGTACGAGCGCTACCAGGCGCACGCACTGACGGTCAGCCCCTACATGGGCCTGGATTCGGTTGAGCCTTATCTGGCATGGCGTGACCGCGGCGTGATCGTGCTGTGCCGCACGTCCAACCCGGGCGGTTCGGACCTGCAATTTTTGAAGATGGATAACGGCGAACCGCTGTACCTGCACGTGGCAGGGCTGGTGGCCGACAAGTGGAACGCCAACGGCCAGTGCGGCCTGGTGGTGGGCGCCACGTTCCCGAACGAACTGGCGGCGGTGCGCCAACGCATCGGCGATGCCCTGCCCCTGCTGGTACCGGGCATCGGCGCGCAAGGCGGCGACATTACCGCCACCGTGAACGCGGGCGCCAATGCCGCGCGCAGCGGCATGATGATCAACTCGTCGCGCGCCATCATCTACGCCAGCGGCGGCGACGACTGGCGCGAAGCCGCCGGCCAGGCCGCGATGGGCCTGCGGGATGCGATCAACGCGGTGCGTTGA
- a CDS encoding CinA family protein, with the protein MNEQQAVTRSNLSAAQLSEATLVGLAERLGDAMRRKGWMLGTAESCTGGLLAGAMTSVAGSSDWFERGFVTYSNDAKVTELDVSPDALHHFGAVSEPVALEMANGVLLASPSAHMSVSTTGIAGPGGATPGKPVGMVCFGFAMRVDDGISSRAVTHVFNGDRTQVRHAAVEFAMRGLLEFLGEPA; encoded by the coding sequence ATGAACGAACAGCAAGCAGTCACCCGTTCGAATCTATCGGCGGCGCAGTTGTCGGAAGCCACGCTGGTCGGCCTGGCTGAACGGCTGGGCGATGCAATGCGGCGCAAAGGCTGGATGTTGGGCACCGCGGAATCGTGCACGGGCGGCCTTTTGGCCGGGGCGATGACGTCGGTGGCCGGTTCCAGCGACTGGTTCGAACGCGGCTTCGTCACCTACAGCAACGACGCCAAGGTGACCGAACTGGATGTGTCGCCCGACGCGCTGCACCACTTCGGCGCGGTCAGCGAACCCGTGGCGCTGGAGATGGCCAATGGCGTGTTGCTGGCATCGCCCAGCGCGCACATGTCGGTATCCACCACCGGCATCGCCGGGCCGGGCGGGGCCACGCCGGGCAAGCCTGTGGGCATGGTGTGTTTTGGTTTTGCGATGCGGGTGGACGACGGCATCAGCAGCCGCGCCGTCACTCATGTGTTCAATGGCGACCGCACGCAGGTGCGTCACGCCGCCGTGGAATTCGCGATGCGCGGCTTGCTGGAATTCCTGGGCGAGCCAGCCTGA
- a CDS encoding phosphatidylglycerophosphatase A family protein, whose translation MSSSSKPSRSIRERSRAVYPTLSWVCRDPGRLIAFGLGSGLIRPASGTWGTLLAWGIWVAAAPAASNLAIGVFLALAFVYGCWACHRVGRELGQSDHVGMVWDEMVAFWLVLWLTPAGWVSQLLAFALFRTFDIVKPPPIKFFDAHVKGGFGVMWDDIVAAGYALLVMALVVRTGVLG comes from the coding sequence ATGTCCTCTTCCTCCAAGCCATCTCGCTCCATCCGCGAACGTTCGCGCGCCGTGTATCCCACGCTTTCATGGGTGTGCCGCGACCCCGGCCGCCTGATCGCCTTTGGCCTGGGTAGCGGCTTGATCCGGCCGGCATCGGGCACCTGGGGCACGCTACTTGCTTGGGGGATCTGGGTGGCCGCCGCGCCCGCCGCATCGAACCTGGCCATCGGCGTGTTCCTGGCGCTGGCCTTTGTGTACGGTTGCTGGGCCTGCCATCGGGTGGGCCGTGAACTTGGGCAATCCGATCATGTCGGAATGGTCTGGGACGAGATGGTGGCGTTCTGGCTAGTGCTTTGGCTGACGCCGGCTGGCTGGGTGTCGCAGTTGCTGGCGTTCGCGCTGTTTCGCACGTTCGACATCGTCAAGCCGCCACCCATCAAGTTCTTCGACGCCCACGTCAAAGGTGGTTTTGGCGTCATGTGGGACGATATCGTCGCGGCCGGCTACGCCTTGCTGGTCATGGCCTTGGTAGTGCGTACAGGAGTCTTGGGATGA
- the thiL gene encoding thiamine-phosphate kinase: MASEFELIARYFTRAAPAGLLGVGDDCALFPVPAGEQVAISTDLLLEGRHFFSDVDPRALGHKSLAVNLSDLAAMGARPIGCVLGLALPRLDEPWLAAFADGFHALAAAHGCPLIGGDTTRSAHDLAISVTVFGAVPAGQALRRDAAQAGDDIWVSGELGAADVAYRLLDGQYPANDALLAATRAALEWPQPQVALGMALRGIAHAAVDLSDGLLQDLGHILTASRLGARLEVDSMPVAAAVAALEDAPRRRAVLGGGDVYQLCFTASAAQRDAVQAAARAVGVQVTRVGQMQAQAGLQVLDGRGRPLTDLPGGFDHFPGA; the protein is encoded by the coding sequence GTGGCGTCCGAATTTGAATTGATCGCGCGCTATTTCACCCGGGCCGCGCCCGCCGGCTTGCTGGGCGTGGGCGATGACTGCGCGCTGTTTCCCGTGCCCGCGGGCGAGCAGGTCGCCATCAGCACCGACCTGCTGCTGGAAGGCCGCCATTTCTTTTCCGACGTGGACCCGCGCGCCTTGGGCCACAAATCGCTGGCCGTGAACCTGTCCGACCTGGCGGCCATGGGCGCGCGCCCCATCGGCTGCGTGCTGGGCCTGGCGTTGCCGCGCCTTGACGAACCCTGGCTGGCCGCCTTCGCCGATGGCTTCCATGCGCTGGCGGCTGCCCATGGCTGCCCGCTGATCGGCGGCGACACCACCCGCAGCGCGCATGACCTGGCGATCAGCGTCACGGTCTTTGGCGCCGTACCTGCCGGCCAGGCGCTGCGGCGCGACGCCGCACAAGCGGGCGACGACATCTGGGTATCCGGCGAGCTGGGCGCGGCCGATGTCGCCTACCGCCTGCTGGACGGCCAGTACCCCGCCAACGACGCCTTGCTGGCCGCCACGCGCGCCGCGCTGGAATGGCCGCAGCCGCAGGTGGCGCTGGGCATGGCATTGCGCGGTATTGCGCATGCCGCCGTCGATTTGTCCGACGGCCTGTTGCAAGACCTGGGCCACATCCTGACCGCCAGCCGGCTGGGCGCGCGCCTGGAAGTCGACAGCATGCCGGTGGCCGCCGCCGTGGCGGCGCTGGAAGACGCGCCTCGCCGTCGCGCGGTGCTGGGCGGTGGCGACGTCTACCAACTGTGTTTCACCGCCTCGGCCGCGCAGCGCGATGCCGTTCAAGCCGCCGCTCGCGCGGTCGGCGTTCAGGTCACTCGCGTGGGGCAGATGCAGGCGCAAGCGGGGTTGCAGGTGCTGGACGGACGGGGCCGGCCGCTGACCGACTTGCCGGGCGGCTTCGATCATTTCCCTGGCGCCTGA
- the nusB gene encoding transcription antitermination factor NusB: MTTKKTTTSADSAAQARANARSARRRAREFALQGVYAWLLRGGEGTQDAGEIDAHLRDTEDFSEADAQWFKTLLHGVLREAPALRERFTPYVDRPLAELSPVEHGILLIGSFELIHHVEVPYKVAINEAVELAKSFGGTDGFKFVNGVLDKLAADVRANEVQAAAQQRR; this comes from the coding sequence TTGACGACGAAGAAGACGACGACCAGCGCTGATAGCGCGGCGCAAGCCCGCGCCAACGCGCGCAGCGCACGCCGCCGTGCACGCGAATTCGCGCTGCAGGGCGTTTATGCGTGGCTGCTGCGCGGGGGCGAAGGCACGCAGGACGCCGGCGAGATCGACGCCCATCTGCGCGACACCGAGGATTTTTCCGAGGCCGACGCGCAATGGTTCAAGACCTTGCTGCATGGTGTCCTGCGCGAAGCGCCCGCGCTGCGCGAGCGTTTCACGCCTTACGTCGACCGCCCGCTGGCCGAGTTGTCGCCCGTTGAGCATGGCATCCTGCTGATCGGCAGCTTCGAACTGATTCATCATGTTGAAGTGCCGTACAAGGTTGCCATCAACGAAGCCGTTGAACTCGCCAAGTCGTTTGGCGGCACCGACGGCTTCAAGTTCGTCAACGGCGTGCTCGACAAGCTGGCCGCCGATGTGCGCGCGAACGAGGTCCAGGCCGCGGCGCAGCAGCGACGCTGA
- the ribH gene encoding 6,7-dimethyl-8-ribityllumazine synthase yields the protein MNPYILTPDLNGEGLHIGIVRARFNEEIGQAELEACLKELAELGVDERDVMVTTVPGALELGVALSHMAETFEFDALIALGAVIRGETYHFEVVSNETATAITRISLETGIPIANGVLTVDTDEQAQARAAGKGRDCAQVAVEMANLVAALEPEEEDEDEDDEDEDFDDEEDDDQR from the coding sequence ATGAACCCTTACATCCTTACCCCCGACCTGAACGGCGAAGGGCTGCACATCGGCATCGTACGCGCCCGTTTCAACGAAGAAATCGGCCAGGCCGAACTCGAAGCGTGTCTGAAGGAACTGGCCGAGCTGGGCGTGGACGAACGCGACGTGATGGTCACCACCGTCCCGGGCGCCCTGGAACTGGGCGTGGCCCTGTCCCACATGGCCGAAACGTTTGAATTCGACGCATTGATCGCGCTTGGCGCCGTCATTCGTGGCGAGACCTATCACTTTGAAGTGGTCAGCAATGAAACGGCCACTGCAATCACCCGTATCTCCCTGGAAACCGGCATCCCCATCGCAAACGGCGTGTTGACCGTCGACACCGACGAGCAGGCGCAAGCCCGCGCCGCCGGCAAGGGCCGCGATTGCGCCCAGGTGGCCGTTGAAATGGCCAACCTGGTGGCGGCGCTGGAACCCGAGGAAGAAGACGAAGACGAAGACGACGAGGACGAAGATTTTGACGACGAAGAAGACGACGACCAGCGCTGA
- the ribBA gene encoding bifunctional 3,4-dihydroxy-2-butanone-4-phosphate synthase/GTP cyclohydrolase II, which translates to MSVQLSSLPGSQPESFGIASVAEIIAELRAGRIVILVDEEDRENEGDLVMAAEFVTPEAINFMVTHGRGLVCLTLTEERCRQLELPMMAARNGTRYGTNFTQSIEAAEGVETGISAADRARTIQVAVARDAKPADLVQPGHIFPVRAVPGGVLVRAGHTEAGCDLTAMAGLTPAAVICEILKPDGTMARLPDLVEFARQHNLKIGTIADLIQYRSEHESIVKRVGKRPMQTAWGTFEAVAYEDAATGSAHLALVHGNVSPDVETLVRVHEPASVLDVLDTGASPHSWGVAKALEAIAAAPAGVLVLMNCQSSTEHLFGQIAGWNDPKAQANAAASTDRFGLRTYGIGAQILRDLNVGQMRLLARPRKMPSMAGFSLTITGYDCDPQNTPATLKADT; encoded by the coding sequence ATGTCCGTCCAGTTGTCCTCTTTGCCCGGCTCCCAGCCGGAATCCTTCGGTATCGCTTCGGTAGCCGAGATCATCGCCGAGCTGCGCGCCGGCCGTATCGTCATCCTGGTTGACGAAGAAGACCGTGAAAACGAGGGCGACCTTGTCATGGCCGCCGAATTCGTCACGCCCGAGGCCATCAACTTCATGGTGACCCACGGCCGCGGCCTGGTGTGCCTGACCCTGACCGAAGAACGCTGCCGCCAGTTGGAGCTGCCCATGATGGCGGCCCGCAACGGCACGCGCTACGGCACCAACTTCACGCAGTCGATCGAAGCCGCCGAAGGCGTCGAAACCGGTATTTCGGCCGCCGACCGCGCCCGCACCATTCAGGTGGCGGTGGCGCGCGACGCCAAGCCGGCCGATCTGGTCCAGCCCGGCCACATCTTCCCGGTGCGCGCGGTGCCTGGTGGCGTGCTGGTGCGCGCCGGCCACACCGAAGCCGGCTGCGACCTGACCGCCATGGCCGGCCTGACGCCCGCCGCCGTCATCTGCGAAATCCTCAAGCCCGACGGCACCATGGCCCGCTTGCCGGACCTGGTGGAATTCGCCCGCCAGCACAACCTGAAGATCGGCACCATTGCCGACCTGATTCAATACCGCAGCGAACACGAATCCATCGTCAAGCGCGTGGGCAAGCGGCCCATGCAGACGGCCTGGGGCACTTTCGAGGCCGTGGCCTACGAAGACGCCGCCACCGGCTCCGCCCACTTGGCGCTGGTGCATGGTAACGTTTCTCCCGACGTTGAAACGCTGGTGCGCGTGCATGAACCGGCCTCCGTGCTGGACGTGCTGGACACCGGCGCCAGCCCGCATAGCTGGGGCGTGGCGAAGGCCCTGGAGGCCATTGCCGCCGCACCCGCTGGCGTGCTTGTCTTGATGAATTGCCAGTCGTCCACCGAACACCTGTTTGGCCAGATTGCCGGCTGGAACGACCCGAAGGCGCAGGCCAACGCCGCCGCCAGCACCGACCGTTTCGGCTTGCGCACTTATGGCATCGGCGCACAGATTCTGCGCGACCTGAATGTGGGCCAGATGAGGCTCCTGGCCCGACCGCGCAAGATGCCCAGCATGGCGGGCTTTTCCCTCACCATTACGGGTTACGATTGCGACCCGCAGAATACTCCCGCAACACTTAAGGCCGACACATGA
- a CDS encoding HAD-IIB family hydrolase produces MQALAAMPLTVAAAVRVVLTDIDDTLTTEGRLPADAYAALERLEAAGIQVVPITGRPAGWCDHIARMWPVRAVVGENGAFYYAYDRQARRMTTHYWTDAASRQASRQRLDAIRDRVLAEVPGCAVASDQDYRVADLAIDFCEDVPALPDEAVTKIVQIFQDAGAQAKVSSIHVNGWFGDYDKLTMTRTMFQREFGQDVADALDSTLFIGDSPNDEPMFAYFPISVGVANIQAQLHRLTDRPAFVAAFHGGAGFVEMANRLLAARQAPQPSQPTPAQPA; encoded by the coding sequence ATGCAAGCCCTTGCGGCCATGCCTTTGACCGTGGCGGCGGCGGTTCGCGTCGTCCTGACCGACATCGACGACACGCTGACCACCGAAGGCCGTTTGCCGGCCGACGCCTACGCCGCGCTGGAGCGCCTGGAGGCTGCCGGCATCCAGGTGGTGCCCATCACCGGCCGCCCGGCCGGCTGGTGCGACCATATCGCCCGCATGTGGCCGGTGCGCGCCGTGGTGGGGGAAAACGGCGCGTTCTACTACGCCTACGACCGCCAGGCCCGCCGCATGACCACCCATTACTGGACGGATGCCGCCTCGCGCCAGGCCAGCCGCCAGCGCCTGGACGCCATCCGCGACCGCGTGCTGGCCGAAGTGCCCGGATGCGCCGTCGCCAGCGACCAGGACTACCGCGTGGCCGATCTGGCCATCGACTTCTGCGAAGACGTGCCCGCCCTGCCGGACGAAGCGGTCACGAAGATCGTCCAAATCTTCCAGGACGCCGGCGCGCAGGCAAAAGTCAGCTCCATTCATGTGAACGGCTGGTTTGGCGACTACGACAAGCTGACCATGACGCGCACGATGTTCCAGCGCGAATTCGGCCAGGACGTGGCCGATGCGCTGGACAGCACGCTCTTCATCGGCGATTCGCCCAACGACGAGCCGATGTTCGCGTACTTTCCGATTTCGGTCGGCGTGGCGAACATTCAGGCGCAATTGCACCGCCTGACGGACCGCCCTGCTTTCGTGGCGGCCTTTCACGGCGGCGCGGGCTTTGTTGAAATGGCCAACCGGCTGCTGGCGGCGCGCCAAGCGCCGCAGCCGTCGCAGCCAACCCCGGCCCAACCGGCGTAA